A genomic window from Clostridium aceticum includes:
- a CDS encoding response regulator transcription factor, with protein MFKVLIADDEPKIRKGLKQWMDESSYQFEVVGEAKNGREALELTIKTSPEVFLVDINMPLLNGFDFINQLKKISPNSIIVIITGYDDFQYAHRAIKLQVFDYLLKPVSKSDFDHLLKKIVEKFQPIGKESMEDENTQYSCIVRGVKEYIDDHYSDSQLELSYIADLFNINKSYISKRMKQELGRSFVEYLTEVRLDKAKEILESGDSRLTIYHVSIKVGYTSQHYFSRMFKKAYGIAPLEYRNKFNVF; from the coding sequence ATGTTTAAAGTTCTTATAGCAGATGATGAGCCTAAAATTAGAAAAGGCCTCAAACAATGGATGGATGAAAGCTCCTACCAATTTGAAGTGGTGGGAGAGGCAAAGAATGGCAGGGAGGCTTTAGAATTAACCATAAAAACCTCTCCAGAAGTGTTTTTGGTAGATATTAATATGCCCCTCCTGAATGGCTTTGACTTCATCAACCAGCTAAAAAAGATTTCCCCTAACAGCATCATTGTGATTATTACTGGCTATGATGATTTTCAGTATGCCCACAGAGCTATAAAACTTCAGGTGTTTGATTATTTGTTAAAGCCTGTTTCAAAAAGCGACTTTGACCATCTTTTAAAAAAGATTGTAGAAAAATTTCAACCCATCGGCAAAGAAAGTATGGAAGATGAAAATACCCAATATTCATGTATTGTTAGAGGTGTTAAAGAGTATATAGATGATCACTATAGCGATAGCCAGTTGGAGTTGTCCTATATAGCAGACTTATTTAATATAAATAAATCCTACATCAGCAAACGGATGAAACAGGAACTTGGAAGGTCTTTTGTAGAGTATCTCACGGAGGTAAGATTAGATAAGGCAAAGGAAATTCTAGAAAGTGGCGATTCTAGGTTGACAATTTATCATGTTTCTATAAAAGTAGGCTATACATCACAGCATTATTTCAGCAGGATGTTTAAGAAGGCTTATGGTATAGCACCCTTGGAGTATAGAAATAAGTTTAATGTTTTTTAG
- a CDS encoding O-methyltransferase yields the protein MSNITEEYVEEYIRELLPDHQGQLKVIEESALENQVPIVHKEVAALLKVITKASSSKKILEVGTAVGYSSILLCQAAGDGAKVTTIERNEKRAEEARINIETLQLSNSIQVIEGDAQEVLNFLEGTYDLIFLDGAKGHYKEMLEQCTNLLKIGGILVSDNILFKGMVANDDLVVRRKRTIVNRMREYLQYICNHPQLDTSIIPIGDGVAISYKRLEE from the coding sequence TTGAGTAATATTACAGAGGAATATGTAGAAGAATATATAAGAGAATTGTTGCCAGATCATCAAGGTCAGCTAAAGGTGATTGAAGAAAGTGCGTTAGAAAACCAAGTGCCCATTGTACATAAAGAAGTAGCAGCTTTATTAAAAGTCATTACAAAGGCATCTAGTAGTAAAAAGATTCTAGAAGTTGGTACGGCTGTAGGTTACTCCAGTATTTTGCTTTGCCAAGCGGCAGGAGATGGGGCAAAGGTCACTACCATAGAAAGAAACGAGAAAAGAGCTGAAGAAGCGAGAATAAATATCGAAACATTGCAGCTTAGCAACAGCATTCAAGTCATCGAAGGTGATGCTCAAGAAGTGTTGAACTTTTTAGAGGGAACCTATGATTTGATTTTTTTAGACGGTGCAAAGGGCCACTATAAGGAAATGTTAGAGCAGTGTACCAATTTGCTTAAAATTGGTGGGATATTAGTATCAGATAATATCCTTTTTAAAGGAATGGTGGCTAACGATGACTTAGTAGTAAGAAGAAAAAGAACCATTGTAAATCGCATGAGGGAGTATCTTCAATATATTTGTAATCACCCTCAGCTAGATACATCTATTATTCCAATAGGTGATGGTGTAGCCATAAGTTATAAAAGGTTGGAGGAATAA